Proteins encoded in a region of the Vicia villosa cultivar HV-30 ecotype Madison, WI unplaced genomic scaffold, Vvil1.0 ctg.003867F_1_1, whole genome shotgun sequence genome:
- the LOC131641590 gene encoding ATG8-interacting protein 1-like isoform X1: MAGTEDEVEKASRSNDWEVVSLTASTYAAAPGPNKVELKDDDKEDAYGPNDAETSNALFMSGHFAFPPSRHENLPLVPDYGEIQNVSGDKENAVEETREETTRPSGKDDENLTLAGLDVVSKEFEGMQYYDEKIHGKQFKEGTTLPDFGLAVKEESMYHPAKYTSFPSETDISTVIAYGESIVESETTESAEQETNVSPDDLSLPKNSSQDDKQNPSDLPCGAWWKRRAASIYAHAKEANTFWSVFIAATVMGLVMLGQRWQREKALQLKWQISITDEAKSRALSPMIRLKDVIVGGGHRRGSFIRESPSAEI; this comes from the exons ATGGCAGGAACTGAAGATGAAGTGGAAAAAGCTTCTCGCAGTAACGATTGGGAGGTTGTATCTCTCACTGCATCAACTTATGCAGCCGCACCTGGTCCTAATAAAGTTGAGTTGAAGgatgatgacaaggaagatgcataTGGTCCAAATGATGCTGAGACATCAAACGCTTTGTTCATGTCTGGTCACTTTGCTTTTCCACCCAGTCGGCATGAAAATTTGCCATTGGTACCTGACTATGGAGAGATTCAAAATGTATCTGGAGACAAAGAAAATGCCGTTGAAGAGACTCGTGAAGAAACGACCAGGCCTAGTGGAAAGGATGATGAAAACTTGACATTAGCAGGGTTGGATGTTGTGTCAAAGGAATTTGAGGGTATGCAATATTATGACGAGAAAATTCATGGAAAACAGTTTAAGGAAGGTACAACTCTACCGGATTTTGGTTTGGCCGTAAAAGAGGAAAGTATGTATCACCCTGCAAAGTACACTTCTTTTCCCAGTGAAACAGATATCAGCACTGTGATAGCATATGGTGAAAGCATAGTTGAGTCTGAAACAACCGAATCAGCAGAGCAAGAGACAAATGTTTCTCCTGATGATTTATCACTGCCTAAGAACTCTTCCCAAGATGACAAACAGAATCCTTCAGATCTTCCTTGCGGAGCTTGGTGGAAGCGAAGAGCTGCCTCCATATATGCTCATGCAAAGGAGGCTAATACATTTTGGTCTGTTTTCATTGCAGCAACAGTGATGGGTCTGGTGATGCTTGGTCAACGCTGGCAACGCGAAAAAGCTTTACAGCTTAAGTGGCAAATCAGCATCACTGATGAG GCAAAGAGCAGGGCGCTTTCTCCCATGATTCGACTCAAAGATGTGATTGTTGGTGGCGGCCACCGCCGTGGCTCCTTTATTAGGGAAAGCCCCTCTGCCGAAATTTAA
- the LOC131641590 gene encoding ATG8-interacting protein 1-like isoform X2, whose translation MAGTEDEVEKASRSNDWEVVSLTASTYAAAPGPNKVELKDDDKEDAYGPNDAETSNALFMSGHFAFPPSRHENLPLVPDYGEIQNVSGDKENAVEETREETTRPSGKDDENLTLAGLDVVSKEFEGMQYYDEKIHGKQFKEGTTLPDFGLAVKEESMYHPAKYTSFPSETDISTVIAYGESIVESETTESAEQETNVSPDDLSLPKNSSQDDKQNPSDLPCGAWWKRRAASIYAHAKEANTFWSVFIAATVMGLVMLGQRWQREKALQLKWQISITDE comes from the exons ATGGCAGGAACTGAAGATGAAGTGGAAAAAGCTTCTCGCAGTAACGATTGGGAGGTTGTATCTCTCACTGCATCAACTTATGCAGCCGCACCTGGTCCTAATAAAGTTGAGTTGAAGgatgatgacaaggaagatgcataTGGTCCAAATGATGCTGAGACATCAAACGCTTTGTTCATGTCTGGTCACTTTGCTTTTCCACCCAGTCGGCATGAAAATTTGCCATTGGTACCTGACTATGGAGAGATTCAAAATGTATCTGGAGACAAAGAAAATGCCGTTGAAGAGACTCGTGAAGAAACGACCAGGCCTAGTGGAAAGGATGATGAAAACTTGACATTAGCAGGGTTGGATGTTGTGTCAAAGGAATTTGAGGGTATGCAATATTATGACGAGAAAATTCATGGAAAACAGTTTAAGGAAGGTACAACTCTACCGGATTTTGGTTTGGCCGTAAAAGAGGAAAGTATGTATCACCCTGCAAAGTACACTTCTTTTCCCAGTGAAACAGATATCAGCACTGTGATAGCATATGGTGAAAGCATAGTTGAGTCTGAAACAACCGAATCAGCAGAGCAAGAGACAAATGTTTCTCCTGATGATTTATCACTGCCTAAGAACTCTTCCCAAGATGACAAACAGAATCCTTCAGATCTTCCTTGCGGAGCTTGGTGGAAGCGAAGAGCTGCCTCCATATATGCTCATGCAAAGGAGGCTAATACATTTTGGTCTGTTTTCATTGCAGCAACAGTGATGGGTCTGGTGATGCTTGGTCAACGCTGGCAACGCGAAAAAGCTTTACAGCTTAAGTGGCAAATCAGCATCACTGATGAG TAA